Proteins found in one Labeo rohita strain BAU-BD-2019 chromosome 11, IGBB_LRoh.1.0, whole genome shotgun sequence genomic segment:
- the slc2a9l1 gene encoding solute carrier family 2 member 9, like 1 codes for MTILRELVGGKALIFIVVLGLGGTFQNGFHLTAISSPTPYIQSFINSSWTYHYGDIPGEKTVTFIWSAVVALYALGGLIGSMTVRYFASHLGRKGTMLLNSAIGIVATVIMYISKPTYSFELILVARFLFGFGAGLGGNVHAIYLGESSPKKIRGMVTLTAATFLGLGKLSGQFAGLREILGREDCWNILLCIPSFFCMVQLAILPFFPEAPRYVLIEKGNTQQCKKALQSLWGPGDYKLEIQDMLAEQAVIGKEHNKSLLDLLREKHLRWQVLSMVVINGCIQFSGVAAITVFSFNVFLEAGIPVDKIRYVTLGIGASEVLLSITCSLFIETVGRKVLLWRGFGGMSTIMALITVALYLKDYSSVISYCTVVLIFLFIIFYAAGPAGIVPSLASEIVIQSYRPAAFMFTGLLRWLGFTMFGFIFPFLIAFLKSLSFVLFSCICLIAALYVYFILPETKDKTLLEISQEFKNIRVCGSSTEDVMCLETKL; via the exons ATGACCATTTTACGGGAACTG GTTGGTGGGAAAGCACTTATCTTTATCGTTGTGTTGGGATTGGGTGGAACTTTTCAGAATGGATTTCATCTCACAGCGATCAGCTCTCCGACTCCT TACATTCAGAGCTTCATTAACAGCAGCTGGACGTATCACTATGGGGATATTCCAGGAGAGAAGACCGTCACCTTTATCTGGTCTGCTGTGGTGGCTCTATATGCTTTAGGAGGTCTCATTGGCTCCATGACTGTCAGATACTTTGCCAGTCACCTGGGAAG AAAAGGAACCATGCTGTTAAACAGTGCAATCGGAATTGTGGCTACAGTAATCATGTACATTAGTAAACCTACATACTCATTTGAGCTGATCCTTGTAGCACGCTTCCTATTTGGATTCGGAGCAG GGTTGGGTGGGAATGTACACGCCATTTACCTTGGTGAGAGCTCACCGAAGAAAATCAGAGGCATGGTGACACTTACAGCcgctacctttttgggccttgggAAACTCTCAGGACAATTTGCTGGTCTGAG GGAAATTCTTGGCCGTGAAGACTGCTGGAACATTCTTCTATGCATCCCGTCATTTTTTTGTATGGTCCAGCTGGCAATCTTGCCGTTTTTCCCTGAAGCTCCACGATATGTTCTGATAGAGAAAGGCAACACTCAACAGTGCAAAAAAG CACTGCAGAGTCTGTGGGGACCAGGTGATTATAAGTTGGAGATACAGGACATGTTAGCAGAGCAGGCAGTGATTGGAAAGGAGCATAATAAGAGTCTGCTGGATCTGCTGAGAGAAAAACACCTGCGTTGGCAGGTCCTTTCCATGGTGGTCATAAACGGATGCATCCAGTTCAGCGGCGTCGCTGCT ATCACAGTGTTCTCTTTCAACGTCTTTTTGGAAGCGGGTATTCCAGTGGACAAGATCCGTTACGTCACTCTGGGCATAGGAGCATCAGAAGTCCTTCTCAGCATAACCTGT AGCCTGTTCATTGAGACCGTGGGGAGGAAAGTTTTGCTGTGGAGAGGGTTTGGGGGAATGTCGACCATTATGGCATTAATCACCGTCGCCCTGTACCTAAAG GACTACAGCTCTGTGATTTCATACTGCACTGTCGTCCTCATTTTCCTGTTCATCATCTTCTATGCGGCAGGCCCAG CTGGAATTGTCCCGTCCCTCGCCAGTGAGATCGTCATCCAGTCATACCGGCCGGCTGCATTTATGTTTACCGGCTTACTGCGCTGGCTGGGATTCACCATGTTTGGATTCATCTTCCCATTCCTTATT GCCTTTCTGAAGTCTCTGAGCTTTGTTCTCTTCTCCTGCATTTGCCTGATAGCTGCTCTCTACGTCTACTTCATCCTTCCtgaaacaaaagacaaaactcTCCTTGAGATTTCCCAAGAGTTCAAGAACATCAGAGTGTGTGGATCCTCCACAGAAGACGTCATGTGCTTAGAGACCAAGCTCTGA